From the Montipora capricornis isolate CH-2021 chromosome 2, ASM3666992v2, whole genome shotgun sequence genome, one window contains:
- the LOC138037497 gene encoding LOW QUALITY PROTEIN: uncharacterized protein (The sequence of the model RefSeq protein was modified relative to this genomic sequence to represent the inferred CDS: deleted 2 bases in 1 codon), with protein sequence MKILRAFFVLLILSLVSLISNGRGTKPRRRIIGANQRVTENGAKKTLIPGLPSGIPGVSIPVPSGNVSTVPVITGNNSLVHAATVGAYAGAQAGVFSGAKAGAKTGAKAGAEAGAKAGEEAGIKAGEEAGKRIAHMIALETVQKILMAQMQSGRVFNIFGQKPTEKPTEAGGGQAGAEGSWSRRNGGCKWCCWCNGRCNGGCNGRCNGWCNGGAAGGGGASAATGAGAGAGAGALGQTGAGAGVVLKQLQVREPSVGVSAGAQASLSVGVTSGVPIVGGVMKGISGGSIAASGAGIAGAGAQSGGGAGAVAAISASAIASASAAAAASVTASGAVTAFYHGALYMMYSINHPAENDQNKACFYVKGEELMLGPKCQYFIAHVPGFSRDRDTISLESYCKRGYFLRQNKYGFFLVAMHASLNFGKDASFYIGRRMEQRETFSFSLIHAGWYLIVSDMDGDSWKTKASYDNRTQEFALDSSFIVMPYTMDDALKNCGTIGPQEPEEPEKPPSKPEAPKKPPEGPPPSGPPGSKCIALRFINYLGHPFQLISHMKTAGWRVTGEEFKIRLTFKNPELHKFITFKAKDLYGNLLISLDGDRTISVMPRTNCDEYIDVQVTGTPAPTTPTATSSAAPPPTVVPSETTLAPPPVPAPPPPTLSPTPSPPPPPPPPPPPPPPPPPPPPPPSAPPPMAPSGPPPTSVFPPGVPPGKPGVPPAAHPPKIPSPPGGKEVHYHFHYHPDSPCPPNCQSPQTTCLPPCAVSCCNQQFDNTAIRTKRSDINIIPPSERSKISRQSCSCLMECDGTGSDEDNGSCHEECTCHRDKDASKVKTETEEKRKRKKFSQPHIGEREMNNMKNLFADWLKVNNIPRKAKPDKHKMSNNQTLNERRFGFITKMLKNYQYFRQKQRALRHLQRQQDELGEQQKHLEILLNKQEHLLSSASGSNNRSPKLAKFGPHADDVNITITTGNTSGHEPPIKATSNVNESQLNQQTLKEVNTIKAEIAEIRRQQDFLSRQQSQLAVQLAKEQAFFAKVLQLIQLIMAKNQNADFAAENIRPQPVSQDLDNSEEMLSNKAGTKAGSAMLQNVQTKLSKLVFRDDTLPDRNDGEGQPMMFLKNDQDDEFNRNGRPVLQKNEEIITDPDTSILRVPAEIHRSDLNYPGLRNFVLGRDVLDERGMQFDGGLDFEKEDSDEEEPGPGILVMEKKTLHPYLNVRPNTFKMKEQLQKEGVRHKTSTTTIQARDSTNFLGCSPTHRGNSEGACCMFPFTYNGKQYRSCTDSDSNKLWCATTKNYDADNKWGYCQNCHPTHGGNSGGSCCQFPFVYNDMIYHKCIRGNRNKPWCGTTYNYDKDGKWGFCKVKIAAAPKPTRSVHHHINVPCPEKCESHCDDSCPTHCCTSKNSCPTYCSHSCKPTCPDECCTLPLPVIHNDPPASPPPPPPPPPPPPPPPPPPLLLPPYQPPPPPPPPPPPSYIPASYPLPPPSYQVPAPPSTYSMEEQAPPCPVVCSSVCMGSCPVSCCTKLPSVTSPRIYITPTVPPYIQPAVPVPPAPSYFQPQQQPWPTTCPSICSTKCENVCPIHCCPITVLENLRRLANAVGQRNSVVKSLTPIRSDNRLHRQGARKEPSSVLQPPPVSLLPYLSTSATSSSCPSICSQHCTRACTPECCVVRVDAASSTHLGKRNHVQGTKAIGGGKHF encoded by the exons ATGAAAATTCTTCGGGCCTTCTTTGTGCTACTAATTTTATCTTTGGTGTCGTTGATCAGTAATGGGAGAGGAACTAAACCTCGACGCCGAATCATCGGAGCAAATCAACGTGTTACTG AGAATGGCGCGAAAAAGACGCTAATTCCAGGATTGCCTTCAGGAATACCGGGTGTGTCGATTCCAGTACCCTCTGGCAATGTTAGCACTGTCC CTGTGATAACTGGTAACAATTCTCTAGTGCATGCTGCCACGGTCGGTGCGTATGCTGGAGCCCAAGCAGGTGTCTTTAGTGGGGCCAAGGCAGGGGCAAAGACTGGAGCAAAGGCTGGAGCAGAGGCAGGAGCTAAGGCTGGCGAGGAGGCAGGAATTAAAGCCGGCGAAGAAGCCGGAAAAAGAATCGCCCACATGATCGCATTGGAAACAGTTCAGAAGATTTTAATGGCACAAATGCAGAGTGGCCgtgtttttaatatttttggacAGAAACCAACTGAGAAGCCAACCGAAGCAGGGGGAGGCCAAGCTGGGGCTGAAGG CAGCTGGAGCAGGCGGAATGGGGGGTGCAAGTGGTGCTGCTGGTGCAACGGGAGGTGCAACGGGGGGTGCAACGGGAGGTGCAACGGGTGGTGCAACGGTGGTGCTGCAGGTGGTGGCGGGGCCAGTGCTGCGACTGGAGCTGGAGCTGGAGCTGGAGCTGGAGCATTAGGACAGACTGGTGCAGGTGCTGGTGTGGTGCTGAAGCAGCTGCAGGTGCGGGAACCTTCAGTAGGAGTTAGTGCTGGAGCACAGGCAAGCTTAAGTGTTGGTGTTACCTCCGGTGTGCCTATCGTGGGAGGTGTCATGAAGGGAATCTCTGGTGGCTCCATAGCTGCAAGTGGAGCCGGCATAGCTGGAGCAGGGGCACAATCAGGGGGAGGAGCTGGAGCAGTTGCTGCAATATCCGCATCTGCTATTGCCTCAGCCAGCGCTGCAGCAGCAGCATCTGTTACCGCCAGTGGAGCGGTAACAGCGT tTTATCATGGAGCACTCTACATGATGTACTCCATAAATCATCCCGCAGAAAACGATCAAAACAAAGCATGTTTCTATGTAAAAGGCGAGGAGCTGATGCTGGGACCAAAGTGTCAGTACTTTATAGCTCATGTACCTGGGTTCAGCAGGGATCGCGATACCATCTCTCTTGAGTCTTATTGCAAACGAGGCTATTTCCTTCGCCAAAATAAATATGGTTTTTTCTTGGTAGCAATGCACGCCAGCTTAAACTTTG GCAAAGATGCGTCCTTCTACATTGGTCGCCGAATGGAGCAAAGGGAGACCTTTTCGTTTTCATTGATTCATGCGGGCTGGTACCTTATCGTGTCCGATATGGATGGCGACTCGTGGAAAACGAAGGCCTCGTATGACAACAGAACACAGGAATTCGCCTTGGATAGTTCCTTCATAGTAATGCCTTACACAATGGATGATGCGCTCAAGAACTGTGGTACAATAGGCCCTCAGGAGCCAGAAGAACCTGAGAAGCCACCAAGTAAGCCAGAGGCTCCAAAAAAACCTCCGGAAGGCCCACCACCCAGCGGACCACCCGGAA GTAAATGCATAGCTCTTCGTTTCATTAACTACCTTGGTCATCCATTCCAGCTTATCTCCCACATGAAGACTGCCGGTTGGCGCGTCACAGGGGAAGAATTTAAAATAAGATTAACATTTAAAAATCCAGAACTTCACAAGTTTATTACCTTTAAAGCGAAAGATCTTTATGGCAACCTCTTGATTTCTTTGGATGGCGACAGAACTATCTCCGTAATGCCCAGGACAAATTGCGACGAATATATTGATGTCCAGGTCACTGGAACTCCAG CTCCAACAACACCAACTGCTACATCTTCGGCAGCACCACCACCGACAGTTGTTCCATCTGAGACAACACTAGCTCCACCCCCGGTGCCGGCTCCTCCACCCCCTACACTGTCACCAACGCCCTCAcctcctcccccacccccccccccacctccacccccaccccccccaccTCCTCCGCCACCACCGCCATCTGCACCACCGCCCATGGCTCCATCAGGGCCCCCTCCGACAAGTGTTTTTCCTCCCGGTGTCCCACCGGGAAAGCCAGGTGTACCTCCAGCTGCAC ACCCACCTAAGATTCCCTCCCCACCAG GTGGAAAAGAAGTTCACTACCATTTCCACTACCACCCTGACA GTCCATGCCCACCAAACTGTCAATCACCACAAACCACCTGTCTTCCACCGTGTGCTGTAAGTTGCTGCAACCAACAATTCGATAATACTGCTATCAGAACTAAGCGTTCCGACATCAACATCATACCACCCTCTGAAAGATCAAAGATCTCGCGACAGAGTTGCAGTTGTCTTATGGAATGTGATGGAACAGGCTCAGATGAGGACAACGGAAGCTGCCACGAGGAATGCACGTGCCATCGAGATAAAGATGCCTCAAAAgtaaaaactgaaactgaagaGAAAAGAAAGCGGAAAAAGTTCTCCCAGCCACATATTGGAGAAAGAGAAATGAACAATATGAAAAATTTGTTTGCAGACTGGCTAAAAGTAAACAATATACCCCGAAAAGCAAAACCAGACAAGCACAAAATGAGCAACAATCAAACACTGAACGAAAGACGTTTTGGTTTTAtcacaaaaatgttaaaaaactaCCAATATTTTAGACAAAAGCAAAGAGCTCTAAGACATTTGCAAAGGCAGCAGGATGAGCTTGGGGAGCAACAGAAACACTTGGAGATATTGTTGAACAAACAGGAACACCTGTTGTCTTCTGCAAGTGGTTCAAATAATCGCTCTCCCAAACTAGCGAAGTTTGGTCCACACGCTGATGACGTCAATATTACAATAACCACAGGCAACACTTCCGGCCACGAGCCTCCCATAAAGGCGACTTCCAATGTCAACGAGTCACAGTTAAATCAACAAACGTTAAAAGAAGTCAACACCATAAAAGCAGAAATAGCTGAGATCCGAAGACAGCAAGACTTCCTTTCAAGACAGCAATCTCAACTGGCGGTTCAACTAGCAAAAGAACAGGCGTTTTTTGCGAAGGTGTTACAGCTTATTCAACTGATCATGGCGAAAAATCAAAATGCGGATTTTGCAGCTGAAAACATTCGTCCCCAACCAGTCTCTCAAGACCTAGATAATTCCGAAGAGATGCTATCAAACAAGGCAGGTACAAAGGCTGGTTCAGCTATGCTACAGAATGTGCAGACTAAGCTATCGAAACTAGTGTTTAGAGACGACACCCTACCGGACAGAAACGACGGAGAGGGTCAGCCAATGATGTTCTTGAAAAATGACCAGGACGACGAATTTAATAGAAATGGACGTCCAGTTTTACAGAAAAATGAGGAAATTATTACAGATCCAGACACCAGCATCTTGAGAGTCCCTGCGGAGATTCATCGCAGTGATCTTAATTATCCAGGACTTAGGAATTTTGTACTTGGAAGGGATGTTTTAGACGAGCGTGGAATGCAATTTGACGGTGGTCTTGATTTTGAGAAAGAAGACAGTGATGAGGAAGAACCAGGGCCCGGCATTTTAGTGATGGAAAAAAAGACTTTGCATCCTTATCTGAATGTAAGGCCAAATACTTTCAAAATGAAAGAACAGTTACAGAAAGAGGGTGTTCGTCACAAGACAAGCACAACGACGATACAAGCGCGCGACTCAACGAATT TTCTTGGATGTTCACCGACTCATCGCGGAAACTCTGAGGGAGCGTGCTGTATGTTTCCATTCACGTATAATGGCAAACAGTACCGGAGCTGTACTGACTCCGATAGTAACAAGCTGTGGTGTGCTACAACAAAAAACTACGACGCCGATAACAAATGGGGATACTGCCAGA ATTGCCATCCAACGCACGGTGGAAATTCTGGGGGATCATGCTGTCAGTTTCCTTTCGTGTACAACGACATGATTTATCATAAATGCATTCGAGGAAACCGAAACAAGCCTTGGTGCGGTACAACCTACAATTATGATAAGGACGGCAAATGGGGCTTTTGCAAAGTTAAAA TTGCTGCTGCTCCAAAACCAACGAGAAGTGTTCATCACCACATTAACGTGCCCTGTCCAGAAAAGTGTGAATCGCATTGTGATGACTCTTGCCCAACTCATTGCTGCACCTCAAAGAACTCATGTCCGACTTATTGTTCCCATTCCTGTAAACCAACCTGTCCGGATGAATGCTGTACCCTCCCTCTACCAGTAATTCACAACGATCCTCctgcttctcctcctcctcctcctcctcctcctcctcctcctcctcctcctcctcctcctcctcttcttcttccACCCTATCAACCTCCACCCCCACCTCCACCTCCACCTCCACCCTCCTACATCCCTGCTTCCTACCCTCTTCCTCCACCGTCATATCAAGTACCGGCTCCACCTTCAACGTATTCAATGGAAGAGCAGGCACCACCGTGTCCAGTTGTCTGTAGCAGCGTATGCATGGGTTCATGTCCAGTGTCTTGCTGTACTAAGTTGCCTTCAGTGACGTCGCCAAGGATCTACATAACTCCAACAGTGCCGCCGTATATTCAACCAGCAGTACCAGTGCCGCCTGCACCATCTTACTTCCAGCCTCAACAGCAGCCCTGGCCTACGACTTGTCCAAGCATTTGCTCAACAAAGTGCGAAAACGTTTGCCCAATTCATTGCTGTCCAATCACCGTGCTAGAAAACCTGAGACGCCTAGCAAACGCCGTTGGACAACGTAACAGCGTTGTAAAATCGCTCACACCCATCAGGTCAGACAACAGGCTTCATCGTCAAGGCGCTCGTAAAGAACCCTCAAGTGTCCTGCAGCCGCCGCCTGTCTCTTTGTTGCCCTATCTATCTACCTCTGCCACTTCATCCTCATGTCCTTCCATTTGTTCTCAGCATTGTACGAGGGCCTGTACCCCTGAGTGTTGTGTCGTGCGTGTAGATGCGGCATCGTCGACCCATCTCGGCAAAAGAAACCATGTGCAGGGCACAAAAGCTATAGGAGGCGGGAAACATTTTTAG